A stretch of DNA from Arachis hypogaea cultivar Tifrunner chromosome 19, arahy.Tifrunner.gnm2.J5K5, whole genome shotgun sequence:
cactgaggtgaatccaaaaggagagtgcaaggccataaccatggaggttaAGGCCGAGCCTGAGGAGAATGGGGTGGCATTGAACATtagtgaagaagccttcactaggcgttcaacgcccacaatggcAGCAAACCTGGTGCTGAACACCAGTGAAGAACCCCtcattgggtgttcaacgcccatcctagcagcagagctggcgttgaacgccagccagggagcactggctgggcggtCAACGCCCAAACACCTAGGCTTCTTAGCGCTGAATgctagtgaggaacccctcactgggcgttcaacacccaaccaGGTAGGCTTTCTGGAACTGAACGGCAGTGAGAAGCCCCTCACTGAGCATTCAATGCCCACTCAACCAGGgaagtggtgcacgaaaattacactcacactatgtaattccgcacaactaaccagcaagtgcactgggtcatccaagtaataccttacatgagtaaggatcgatcccacggagattgccggcttgaagtaagctatggttatcttattatttttagtcaggatatcaatagggttctttagttttaattgtaaaaagtgaaagagcatgaaatgaatatttgttacgcagtaatggagaatgggttggagtttggagatgctttgtcctttgaatttctgctttcctactgtcttcttcttcacacacgcatgtctccttccatggcaagctgtgtgttggtggatcaccgttgtcaatgtctACCaaccgtcctctcagtaaaaaggGTCCATAtacatggctattcatctgtttgttctcacttgtgttggaataggatccagtgatccttttgcgtctgtcactacgcccaacgtttgtgagtttgaagcttgtcacagacatccccttccagatcctactcggaataccacagacaaggtttagactttccggatctcaggaatactgccaattagttctagcttataccacaaagactctggacTCACGAATTgaacgctctgttgtcaggagagacagtCAAACTCGTTagccagaaacccaagagataaacgttcaatctaaggtagaacggaagtggttgtcaggaacgcgttcatggattgagaatggtgatgcttgtcacggatcatcacactcATCCTGTTGAGGTacgaacgaatatcttagaatagagacaagcaagattgaatagaaaacagaaatacttgtattaattcatcgagacgctgcagaactcctcacccccaaccatggggtttagagactcatgccgtcaaaggtacaatttcagatgtaaaaatgtcatgatgtccaaaataaatctctaaaagtagtttatatactcaactagtaacctaggtttacagaaaatgagtaaactaagatagatagtgcagaagtccacttctgggacccacttggtgtgtgttggggctgagcattgaagcttttacgtGCATAGGTcattcttagagttaaacgccagtttgtaacctatttctggcgtttaactctgctttgcaacttgtttctggcgtttaacgccagaatagggcagaaagctggcgttaaatgccggtttgcatcgtctaaacttgggcaaagtatggactattatatattgctggaaagccctggatgtctaatttacaaagaaattgagagcgcgccatttggactcttgtagctccaaaaattccatttcgagtgcagggaggtcatgatccaacagcatcagcagtcctttgtcagcctctaaatcagatttttgctcaggtccctcaatttcagtcagaaaattcctgaaatcacagaaaaacacacaaactcatagtaaagtccagaaatatgaattttgcttaaaaactaataaaaatatactaaaaagtaactaaatcctactaaaaactatattaaaacaccccaaaaagcgtataaagtatctgctcatcacaacaccaaacttaaaatgttgcttgtccccaagaaactagataaataaaataggatagcaCGAAAATCAAGAGGCAATCTCAGAGTTTTACATGAAGctcaattctaattagatgagcggggctggtagctttttgctcctgaacagttttggcatctcacttcatcccttgaagtttagaatgattggcatccataggaactcagaattcagatagtgttattgattctcctagtttagtatgttgattcttgaacacagctactttatgagtcttggtcgtggccctaagcactttgtcttccagtattaccaccggacacaaaaatgtcacagacacataactgggtgaaccttttcagattgtgactcagctttgctaaagtccccaattataggtgtccagagttcttaagcacactcttttggatcacgactttaaccactcagtctcaagcttttcacttggacctgcatgccacaagcacatggttagggacagctgggttcagccgcttaggccaggattttagtccgttaggccctcctatccattgatgctcaaaaccttggatcctttttacccttgccttttggttttaagggctattggctttttctttttctttttctctttcctctctcctttttttttcactgctttttcttgcttcaataatcaattttatgatttttcagattatcaataacatttctctttttcatcattctttcaagagccaacagttttaacattcataaacaacaagataaaaaatatgcactgtttaagcattcattcagaagacaaaaagtgttgccaccacatataaataatttgaatttttcttattaagaactcgaaaaaaattgcctccttattctaaaaatatctgctattttattcatgtttaatgatgatgagaaaaataaattatagcttacttggagatgataaaaataaaaaacaagaatactaattactactactcatatgacTCCTAAGATAGATTTCTAATAGCAGAAGTTATCACAGAATTAAGATTAGGACtgaacaacctttattttgggagatggatgctccttcaatttgTGGGTTGCCTGGACCTTCAAGAgaaagcttctggcgcttcagctcctgtaatTTATGcccttgcttctcctgttccttaagcagtttgcagatcATAAAATTTTGATTCTACTGTTCTTCCTTGAGTtgatccatagtttcttgcaacttggtcacagatgcttctaggcgggtccagtagtcaatctgagggatttctgggaggaactcctgcgctctccttttgatggagttttcttgtacttgttgtccctccattgacttcttggtgattggatgtttgactgggatgaactcatctactcccatcttcaccccagcctctttacatagcagagaaatcaagTTTGGGTAAGCCAACTTGGCGTActtggagttcttatttgcaattgtgtagagctcacaagaaatcagttgatgaacctccacttcatTTCCTTGCATAatacagtggatcatcactgctctcttgatagtgacttcgGAGCGGTTGCTGGTAGGCAGTATGGAacacccaatgaaatccagccagcctctagcaattggtttgagatctcctctcttgagttgatttggaacaccttttgtgctggttgtccacttggttccagggatgcatatgtcctctagaatttggtCCAAGCGCTTATCATCACataccattctcctattaaaggattctggatcatcttgtagttgaggtagcttgaagacctctcttattctgTCAAGGTGGAAGTGAatcatcttccctctgaccatggttcgaaaggtatagaaagtggttccagtcattctctgcctctctgtttgccacagatttgagtagaattcctgaaccatgtttctacccACTTTTGTcacaggattagctagaatttcccagcctctgtttcgaatttgctcttggatctccggatattcgtcttctttcagatcgaattttacttccgggatcactgaccttagacccattattttatggtagtggtccgaatgttctttggttaagaacctctcttgattccaaagtggtcttggattattctctttcttgcctcttgaagtggtttattttccctcaggagccatgatcttagtgagtcttagctcagtgatcacgcaaaacacaccaaacttagaggtttgcttgtcttcaagcaaaagaaaggaaaagagaggagaaggaggagagccaaattcgaattgtggaggagaaGGGGTGGCCGAATGGCAATTTAAAAAGGgaggggtgggttcgaaaatttttgaaaaagatatgatagaagatatgatttgtaaaaagataattatgatatgcaaaagatgtaattttaaaattgaaaagataggagatagttttgaaaaagataaatctaaatttgaaaagatattaacAAGATATATAGatgaatatattttgaaaaagatttgaagagaaattaaaaagatatatgaattttgaaaaaagtttgaaaataaGGAAAGAATTTTAGGATTAagagttatattttttttttttgaaatttgaaattgaaaagatgaggatttgaaatatgtttatgcaagaaattattgatgaaaacataaaaattaaaaaattttgggttggaaaacaaaaattaccTTCCCtccacattcctggcgttaaacgcccaaacactgcttgttttggccgtttaacgcccagccaggtaccctggctggcgttaaacaccagaaagtctttatcactgggcgtttttctaaacgcccaggatgctgtagttctggcgttaaacgcccagaatggcacccattatagcatttaacgcccagaagttgcttgttttgggcgtttaacgcccagccaggtacctggctggcgttaaacgcccagccaggtaccctggctggcgttaaacgccagaaagtgcctcttactggcgtttttatgccagtgagcttcttttctctgctctgaatccttctgtagctCTGTGAACTCCTGTAAATGAGAATTAGTTCTGATGATAACTTAttaaactcctataattattatttaaatagcaAATAAACTACAGTAATGGCTgtgttgcctcccagcaagcgcttctttatcgtctttagctagaccttactaagctttaatctagtctcagttttgagcattcttgctcaaaattgctttcaagataatgtttgactctctgtctattaacaatgaactttttgtcagaatcaatatcctgaagctctacatatccatatggtgacatgCCTGTAATCATATGGTCCTCTtcaccgggattttagttttccagggaatagcctgagcctagagttaaacagcagaaccttttgtcctggctcaaagactctggatgacaggttcttatcatgccatctctttgctttctccttgtaaattttggcattttcaaaagcattgagtctgaattcctctagctcattcagctggagcaaccttttctctccagctaacttggcatcaaggtttaggaatctggttgcctagtaggctctatgctccagttccacaggcaggtgacaggccttcccatattcaagctggtatggagaggtccctataggagtcttgaatgatgttctgtatgcccatagagcatcatccaagctcttcgcccaatcctttctacggacaattacagtccgttccaggattctttttagttctctattagagacttcagcttgtccattggtctgtggatgatatggagttgccaccttgtggctaattccatatcgaaccatggcagtataaagctgtttattgcagaaatgagtgtctccatcactgatcagtgctctagggataccaaatctgctaaagatatgtttttggaggaacttcagtactgtcttagtatcgttagtgggttttgcaattgcctccacccatttagatacatagtccactgccaccagaatgtaagtgtttgagtatgatggtgggaaaggacccatgaagtcactatcccatacatcaaataactcaatctctaggatcccttgttgaggcatggcgtaaccatgaggcagattatcagctcgctggcaactgtcacagttatgtacaaactctcgggagtctctatagattgtaggccaatagaagccacattggaggactttggtggttgttcactcacctccgaaatgtcctccatattgtgatccatggcaatgccataggatcttctgcgccttttctctaggcacgcacctacggattagtccgtctgcgcatctcttgaagagatatggttcatcccacaagtagtactttgcatcagaaagtagttttttcttttgctgcctgctgaactccttgggaatgaaccttgcagctttatagtttgcgatgtctgcaaaccatgccacctcctgaatggcaaagagttgctcatccggaaaggtttcagagatctcagtgagggaTAGAGacatcccttctactggttctacccgggacaggtgatctgctacttgattctctgtcccttttctgtctcttatttctatatcaaactcttgcagaagcaacacccatcttatgagcctgggttttgaatcctgctttgtaagtagatatttgagagcagcatggtcagtgtacacaatcacttcaTTAGAAATTGGACAGGTAAGGAAATTTCTCCTTGAATTACATGCTTACTTAAAAACGAATAAACCTCATTCCAAGAAATAATATCTTCAATTGGTATTTTTTCACGAAAAGCAAACATGAGATAATAAATCCAGTCTTTCACTAAGATTTCGAATAGCTGTCCCGAATGGACGAAACCAAGAAATAACTCCTCACGTGCGAAATTATAGAGGGTCCTCTTTAAGATCAAACAATTCCATCGAATTAAGTATAGTCCCTGACTTTCGTATTTTAATACAATTTAGTCCTTTCAGTTAGGTGTAAAATGCACGATTGGTCCCTTGTGCTATTCGGATCTAACTAAACTAAGAGTGCATATCAACAACCAACATCATGTATACAAAATTCATAGGACATATATAACATACAAATTTTACAACCATTATTCCCATCCAAACCACTTACATCCAGAGAATCAAATATTGTTAAAAGCACATGAAAGTTAACATTACCTTCTGCATATCAGAAATAAAGCACCATCCGTTAGTTTTGTAGTCTCCAAGATCAGCATGAAGCAGCTCCAGGAACCATCTCCAAGTGTCTGTATTCTCTATTTCAACTATAGCCCATGCAATTACGTAAATGTGATGATTGGCATCTTGTGCCACAGCATTTAAGATTTGACCTCCAAATTGTGTCTTCAGAAATGCCCTATCAAGCCCAATCAAGGGGCGACAACCTGCCTTGAATCCCATTTTGCAACCATGCAAACAAACATACATCTTATCAAATATGACGTCTCCATTTGGTTGAGGTTTGACACATATCTGTATCGTAGATCTAGGATTCGTCTTCAGTAAAGTTTCAGCATAGTCCCTTAGTTTCGCATATTGTGCCTTCTCATCCCCGTATACTACATTCCTTGCATCTTTCAGTGCCCTTGCAATGGAATTTCTATTCAGAATAAGGTCACACTTTGTCCTGAAGTACACAGCAGCCTCGCATTGCTTGAAATTGGGGTATTTCCTTACCTTTTTCACTAATTTACTAGCAACCCAAGCCCTATTAGTAGCCCTGTTGGTGTTCTCCCTCGCACAAGTATGGTTGTCGTTGAAAGTCTTGATTTGCCAACATGAGTCATCACAGTCCCTTGAGGCATACACAACCCAGGCACACTCTTTCACCTTACACACAGCCCTGCATCTAATattgtcatttttttaacttaattttccTCCCCTCTTGGATAGTatactctcttatagcttctctgaACTCATACTTGGTGTTGAATTTCATACCTACTTGTAGATGTAGCTCACTGAATCTTGTCCCATTTTTAAATATTGGAAATCCGTCTGACTCCTCATCAGATTGTAGCTCATCTTCAGAATTAGGAGGAGTCTTCATCTCCTCTGAGTGCTAAGAATTAGCACCATCAGATTCTGCACCTGGGTCAAGTGCTTCATACACATCAACAATCCCTGGAGTTCCCATAAACCCCAAGTCCACCTCTCCATCTGACACATCTTCAACCAATGCATCATCTGGTTGCATTATGTTCTCTCTTGTCTTAGCAGCAGCATATGTAGCTCTCTTGATGTCCTTTACTTTCTTATTTCTTGGTTTGGACATACTTGCATTATCTTCACTGCTAGAGCTATCTTCTTGTATTGGCTTAAAGGAACTATCCTCTGAACTATCATCATCACTGAAATCATCATTTATAGTTAAGTCAACATGAAGAGCTCCCTTGCCCTTATTAGCAGACCTTCTATATGTTCTAACAGCCTGAGATCTTGTAATTCTCCTAGGTAAAAACTGAGGTTTGGACTTCATTTTTGCTTTGTCTTTATCTTTGGCTGTGGAGCATGCCTTGGTAGTCTCTCTCAGCTTGGTTTTCAGGCTTGGGTTGGGCTTCTGATTGGGCTTTTTAGTCAATTTGGGCCTGAAGTTGGATGTTGAGTTGGGCTTTGACTTAGGCTTAGGCTTTAGATTAGAATTGGATTTCAGATTGGGTTTCTCATGAGCCTTAGCAGGCattggatttgggattgtgttATCATCAATGGGGTTTGGAATAGTGACAGGGTTGGTTTCAGGGGGGTTGGAATAGGATTATTTATGGGGATTGGGTTTGCATTTGGGATAGGATTCGGTTCTGTAGTTGGGTTCGAGGTGTTACCATCAGCTTCGGGACCCTCACTTGTGTTCTTCTTGCTCACCAAGTCTCCCTCACAAGTATCATCAACCCATACTACAACCTCCTTCCCTGCAATCACCTCTGGTGTGGACACCCCATGCTCAAAGTACACATCAACAACTCCATCATTATTCTGTGCAGCAAAACACATCTCTCTTAATTCACCATCAGATGTAAGAGCC
This window harbors:
- the LOC112778217 gene encoding uncharacterized protein produces the protein MKTPPNSEDELQSDEESDGFPIFKNGTRFSELHLQVKECAWVVYASRDCDDSCWQIKTFNDNHTCARENTNRATNRAWVASKLVKKVRKYPNFKQCEAAVYFRTKCDLILNRNSIARALKDARNVVYGDEKAQYAKLRDYAETLLKTNPRSTIQICVKPQPNGDVIFDKMYVCLHGCKMGFKAGCRPLIGLDRAFLKTQFGGQILNAVAQDANHHIYVIAWAIVEIENTDTWRWFLELLHADLGDYKTNGWCFISDMQKVMLTFMCF